From Dermochelys coriacea isolate rDerCor1 chromosome 8, rDerCor1.pri.v4, whole genome shotgun sequence, the proteins below share one genomic window:
- the YIPF1 gene encoding protein YIPF1 isoform X5 — protein sequence MATVDDLKFQEFDDAANLLAGNPDATTISIDEPNENPKNRYGLLQDSRREEEDELLGTDDSDKTELLAGQKKSAPFWTFEYYQTFFDVDTYQVLDRIKGSVFPIPGKNFVRLYIRSNPDLYGPFWICATLVFAIAISGNLSNFFIHLGKPAYRYVPEFRKVSIAATAIYAYAWLVPLALWGFLMWRNSKVMNIVSYSFLEIVCVYGYSLFIYIPTAAYFFDAPDLNVLIPTAAAPNGTIVATKTQ from the exons ATGGCGACTGTGGATGATTTAAAGTTTCAAG AATTTGATGATGCAGCTAACTTGCTGGCAGGAAACCCAGATGCCACCACAATAAGTATTGATGAGCCTAATGAAAACCCCAAGAATCGGTATGGCCTTCTGCAAGACTctaggagagaggaggaggatgagttACTGGGGACTGATGACTCAGATAAAACTGAG TTACTTGCAGGACAGAAGAAAAGTGCCCCCTTCTGGACATTTGAATACTACCAGACTTTCTTTGATGTGGATACATATCAG GTCCTAGACAGAATAAAAGGCTCGGTTTTCCCAATACCAGGAAAAAACTTTGTAAGACTATATATACGCAGCAATCCAGATCTTTATG gTCCATTTTGGATATGTGCCACATTAGTCTTTGCCATTGCCATTAGTGGTAATCTTTCAAATTTCTTCATCCATCTGGGTAAACCTGCATACCGGTATGTGCCTGAGTTCAGAAAAG TGTCCATAGCTGCAACAGCTATCTATGCTTATGCTTGGCTGGTTCCTCTGGCTCTCTGGGGATTCCTTATGTGGAGAAAtagcaaagttatgaacataGTCTCCTACTCGTTTCTTGAGATAGTGTGTGTCTATGGCTATTCGCTCTTTATTTATATTCCAACAGCT GCATACTTTTTTGATGCTCCTGACCTGAATGTTCTTATACCTACTGCAGCTGCTCCAAATGGAACAATAGTAGCAACAAAGACTCAGTAA
- the YIPF1 gene encoding protein YIPF1 isoform X4 produces MMGQKKLHHGLLSPYPCCTVIHSVFPQLLAAEEFDDAANLLAGNPDATTISIDEPNENPKNRYGLLQDSRREEEDELLGTDDSDKTELLAGQKKSAPFWTFEYYQTFFDVDTYQVLDRIKGSVFPIPGKNFVRLYIRSNPDLYGPFWICATLVFAIAISGNLSNFFIHLGKPAYRYVPEFRKVSIAATAIYAYAWLVPLALWGFLMWRNSKVMNIVSYSFLEIVCVYGYSLFIYIPTAAYFFDAPDLNVLIPTAAAPNGTIVATKTQ; encoded by the exons atgatgggacagaaaaaactgcatcatgggctATTGAGCCCATACCCATGTTGCACTGTGATCCACTCtgtcttcccacaactcctagccGCAGAAG AATTTGATGATGCAGCTAACTTGCTGGCAGGAAACCCAGATGCCACCACAATAAGTATTGATGAGCCTAATGAAAACCCCAAGAATCGGTATGGCCTTCTGCAAGACTctaggagagaggaggaggatgagttACTGGGGACTGATGACTCAGATAAAACTGAG TTACTTGCAGGACAGAAGAAAAGTGCCCCCTTCTGGACATTTGAATACTACCAGACTTTCTTTGATGTGGATACATATCAG GTCCTAGACAGAATAAAAGGCTCGGTTTTCCCAATACCAGGAAAAAACTTTGTAAGACTATATATACGCAGCAATCCAGATCTTTATG gTCCATTTTGGATATGTGCCACATTAGTCTTTGCCATTGCCATTAGTGGTAATCTTTCAAATTTCTTCATCCATCTGGGTAAACCTGCATACCGGTATGTGCCTGAGTTCAGAAAAG TGTCCATAGCTGCAACAGCTATCTATGCTTATGCTTGGCTGGTTCCTCTGGCTCTCTGGGGATTCCTTATGTGGAGAAAtagcaaagttatgaacataGTCTCCTACTCGTTTCTTGAGATAGTGTGTGTCTATGGCTATTCGCTCTTTATTTATATTCCAACAGCT GCATACTTTTTTGATGCTCCTGACCTGAATGTTCTTATACCTACTGCAGCTGCTCCAAATGGAACAATAGTAGCAACAAAGACTCAGTAA
- the YIPF1 gene encoding protein YIPF1 isoform X1 — protein MMGQKKLHHGLLSPYPCCTVIHSVFPQLLAAEEFDDAANLLAGNPDATTISIDEPNENPKNRYGLLQDSRREEEDELLGTDDSDKTELLAGQKKSAPFWTFEYYQTFFDVDTYQVLDRIKGSVFPIPGKNFVRLYIRSNPDLYGPFWICATLVFAIAISGNLSNFFIHLGKPAYRYVPEFRKVSIAATAIYAYAWLVPLALWGFLMWRNSKVMNIVSYSFLEIVCVYGYSLFIYIPTAILWIIPQKAVRWILVMFALCLSGSVLVMTFWPAVRDDNRRIALATMVTVVLLHALLAIGCLAYFFDAPDLNVLIPTAAAPNGTIVATKTQ, from the exons atgatgggacagaaaaaactgcatcatgggctATTGAGCCCATACCCATGTTGCACTGTGATCCACTCtgtcttcccacaactcctagccGCAGAAG AATTTGATGATGCAGCTAACTTGCTGGCAGGAAACCCAGATGCCACCACAATAAGTATTGATGAGCCTAATGAAAACCCCAAGAATCGGTATGGCCTTCTGCAAGACTctaggagagaggaggaggatgagttACTGGGGACTGATGACTCAGATAAAACTGAG TTACTTGCAGGACAGAAGAAAAGTGCCCCCTTCTGGACATTTGAATACTACCAGACTTTCTTTGATGTGGATACATATCAG GTCCTAGACAGAATAAAAGGCTCGGTTTTCCCAATACCAGGAAAAAACTTTGTAAGACTATATATACGCAGCAATCCAGATCTTTATG gTCCATTTTGGATATGTGCCACATTAGTCTTTGCCATTGCCATTAGTGGTAATCTTTCAAATTTCTTCATCCATCTGGGTAAACCTGCATACCGGTATGTGCCTGAGTTCAGAAAAG TGTCCATAGCTGCAACAGCTATCTATGCTTATGCTTGGCTGGTTCCTCTGGCTCTCTGGGGATTCCTTATGTGGAGAAAtagcaaagttatgaacataGTCTCCTACTCGTTTCTTGAGATAGTGTGTGTCTATGGCTATTCGCTCTTTATTTATATTCCAACAGCT attttgtgGATTATTCCACAAAAAGCTGTACGATGGATCTTGGTAATGTTTGCTCTGTGCCTTTCGGGGTCAGTTTTAGTAATGACATTTTGGCCTGCTGTTAGAGACGATAACCGAAGGATTGCACTGGCTACTATGGTGACTGTTGTACTTCTTCATGCCCTGCTTGCTATTGGTTGTTTG GCATACTTTTTTGATGCTCCTGACCTGAATGTTCTTATACCTACTGCAGCTGCTCCAAATGGAACAATAGTAGCAACAAAGACTCAGTAA
- the YIPF1 gene encoding protein YIPF1 isoform X2 yields MMGQKKLHHGLLSPYPCCTVIHSVFPQLLAAEEFDDAANLLAGNPDATTISIDEPNENPKNRYGLLQDSRREEEDELLGTDDSDKTELLAGQKKSAPFWTFEYYQTFFDVDTYQVLDRIKGSVFPIPGKNFVRLYIRSNPDLYGPFWICATLVFAIAISGNLSNFFIHLGKPAYRYVPEFRKVSIAATAIYAYAWLVPLALWGFLMWRNSKVMNIVSYSFLEIVCVYGYSLFIYIPTAILWIIPQKAVRWILVMFALCLSGSVLVMTFWPAVRDDNRRIALATMAYFFDAPDLNVLIPTAAAPNGTIVATKTQ; encoded by the exons atgatgggacagaaaaaactgcatcatgggctATTGAGCCCATACCCATGTTGCACTGTGATCCACTCtgtcttcccacaactcctagccGCAGAAG AATTTGATGATGCAGCTAACTTGCTGGCAGGAAACCCAGATGCCACCACAATAAGTATTGATGAGCCTAATGAAAACCCCAAGAATCGGTATGGCCTTCTGCAAGACTctaggagagaggaggaggatgagttACTGGGGACTGATGACTCAGATAAAACTGAG TTACTTGCAGGACAGAAGAAAAGTGCCCCCTTCTGGACATTTGAATACTACCAGACTTTCTTTGATGTGGATACATATCAG GTCCTAGACAGAATAAAAGGCTCGGTTTTCCCAATACCAGGAAAAAACTTTGTAAGACTATATATACGCAGCAATCCAGATCTTTATG gTCCATTTTGGATATGTGCCACATTAGTCTTTGCCATTGCCATTAGTGGTAATCTTTCAAATTTCTTCATCCATCTGGGTAAACCTGCATACCGGTATGTGCCTGAGTTCAGAAAAG TGTCCATAGCTGCAACAGCTATCTATGCTTATGCTTGGCTGGTTCCTCTGGCTCTCTGGGGATTCCTTATGTGGAGAAAtagcaaagttatgaacataGTCTCCTACTCGTTTCTTGAGATAGTGTGTGTCTATGGCTATTCGCTCTTTATTTATATTCCAACAGCT attttgtgGATTATTCCACAAAAAGCTGTACGATGGATCTTGGTAATGTTTGCTCTGTGCCTTTCGGGGTCAGTTTTAGTAATGACATTTTGGCCTGCTGTTAGAGACGATAACCGAAGGATTGCACTGGCTACTATG GCATACTTTTTTGATGCTCCTGACCTGAATGTTCTTATACCTACTGCAGCTGCTCCAAATGGAACAATAGTAGCAACAAAGACTCAGTAA
- the YIPF1 gene encoding protein YIPF1 isoform X3, which produces MATVDDLKFQEFDDAANLLAGNPDATTISIDEPNENPKNRYGLLQDSRREEEDELLGTDDSDKTELLAGQKKSAPFWTFEYYQTFFDVDTYQVLDRIKGSVFPIPGKNFVRLYIRSNPDLYGPFWICATLVFAIAISGNLSNFFIHLGKPAYRYVPEFRKVSIAATAIYAYAWLVPLALWGFLMWRNSKVMNIVSYSFLEIVCVYGYSLFIYIPTAILWIIPQKAVRWILVMFALCLSGSVLVMTFWPAVRDDNRRIALATMVTVVLLHALLAIGCLAYFFDAPDLNVLIPTAAAPNGTIVATKTQ; this is translated from the exons ATGGCGACTGTGGATGATTTAAAGTTTCAAG AATTTGATGATGCAGCTAACTTGCTGGCAGGAAACCCAGATGCCACCACAATAAGTATTGATGAGCCTAATGAAAACCCCAAGAATCGGTATGGCCTTCTGCAAGACTctaggagagaggaggaggatgagttACTGGGGACTGATGACTCAGATAAAACTGAG TTACTTGCAGGACAGAAGAAAAGTGCCCCCTTCTGGACATTTGAATACTACCAGACTTTCTTTGATGTGGATACATATCAG GTCCTAGACAGAATAAAAGGCTCGGTTTTCCCAATACCAGGAAAAAACTTTGTAAGACTATATATACGCAGCAATCCAGATCTTTATG gTCCATTTTGGATATGTGCCACATTAGTCTTTGCCATTGCCATTAGTGGTAATCTTTCAAATTTCTTCATCCATCTGGGTAAACCTGCATACCGGTATGTGCCTGAGTTCAGAAAAG TGTCCATAGCTGCAACAGCTATCTATGCTTATGCTTGGCTGGTTCCTCTGGCTCTCTGGGGATTCCTTATGTGGAGAAAtagcaaagttatgaacataGTCTCCTACTCGTTTCTTGAGATAGTGTGTGTCTATGGCTATTCGCTCTTTATTTATATTCCAACAGCT attttgtgGATTATTCCACAAAAAGCTGTACGATGGATCTTGGTAATGTTTGCTCTGTGCCTTTCGGGGTCAGTTTTAGTAATGACATTTTGGCCTGCTGTTAGAGACGATAACCGAAGGATTGCACTGGCTACTATGGTGACTGTTGTACTTCTTCATGCCCTGCTTGCTATTGGTTGTTTG GCATACTTTTTTGATGCTCCTGACCTGAATGTTCTTATACCTACTGCAGCTGCTCCAAATGGAACAATAGTAGCAACAAAGACTCAGTAA